From a region of the Zingiber officinale cultivar Zhangliang chromosome 4B, Zo_v1.1, whole genome shotgun sequence genome:
- the LOC121978457 gene encoding zinc finger MYM-type protein 1-like has product MNQDDTDNKLNDQEHSELNELHNKDPKESENDKGEASMPKNDSDVNINQEILFPLNVDDPGNWDKIPNIRDFLVERGPKRDDGILFPLDNTGRHFNPSHYKRQLSNGEKSDRRWLVYSISMDKVFCFCCKLFKTQRTTMKLGHLVDEGYKDWKNISRCLSLHETSRDHIDCMTSWIELETRLRKKKTIDENMQVAINKEREHWKQVLKRIIAVVQRIAKNNLALRGDNEKLYVENNGIFLQLIEMIAEFDPIMEEHLRRVQEKQIHYTYLGPKIQNELIQMLAAEVRNSIVAKIKHAKYFTVILDCTPDASHEEQMSLVIRCVDDSENAIAIEEFWIGFLKVNETSGLGLFTELKNILSNLELDIDNIRGQGYDNGSNMKGKHKGVQSRLLEINPRAFYTLCGCHSLNLTLCDMVKCCPKAMSFFGVIQRIYSLFSSSTKRWQIFKDHVQGLTVKPLSQTRWESHVESVKPIKDQTSKIRDALIDLANISDDSKIKSEAEGLASFELENFEFVSGMVIWYKLLYEINIVKFRESGFDQALIEAEHIASEMGIEPIFREKRIIRRKRQFDEINREEVAQTPKESFRVNYFLFIIDQALSSLQTRFEQFQKYGCICRKEFFQVEIDQNLSPITYVTRKTKWLGYVIYREKSG; this is encoded by the exons ATGAATCAGGATGACACTGATAATAAGTTGAATGATCAAGAACATAGTGAATTGAATGAACTTCACAATAAAGATCCAAAAGAATCTGAAAATGATAAAGGTGAAGCCAGTATGCCTAAAAATGACAGTGATGTAAACATAAATCAAGAGATCTTGTTTCCTTTAAATGTTGATGATCCAGGAAATTGGGACAAAATTCCAAATATTAGGGACTTTCTAGTTGAAAGAGGTCCTAAAAGAGATGATGGtattttgtttcctcttgatAATACCGGAAGACACTTCAAtccatcacattataagaggcaGTTGTCAAATGGTGAGAAAAGTGATAGAAGATGGTTAGTGTATTCTATTTCAATGGACAAggtcttctgtttctgttgcaaaTTATTCAAGACTCAAAGAACCACAATGAAACTTGGTCATCTAGTTGATGAAGGATACAAAGATTGGAAGAATATCAGTCGATGTCTCAGTCTTCATGAAACTAGTAGAGATCATATTGATTGCATGACTAGTTGGATCGAATTAGAAACAAGACTTCGAAAGAAAAAAACAATTGATGAAAATATGCAAGTAGCAATTAACAAAGAGAGAGAACATTGGAAACAAGTATTGAAAAGAATAATTGCAGTTGTGCAAAGAATTGCAAAAAATAATTTGGCACTCCGGGGAGATAATGAGAAGCTTTATGTTGAGAATAATGGAATCTTTTTGCAGCTAattgaaatgattgctgaatTTGATCCAATAATGGAGGAACACCTTCGGCGTGTTCAAGAAAAACAGATTCATTACACTTATCTTGGGCCCAAAATCCAAAATGAATTGATACAGATGTTGGCGGCTGAAGTAAGAAATTCAATTGTTGCAAAAATTAAACATGCAAAGTATTTCACTGTCATACTTGATTGTACTCCAGATGCAAGTCACGAGGAGCAGATGTCCCTTGTAATTAGATGTGTGGATGATTCAGAAAATGCAATAGCGATTGAAGAATTTTGGATaggatttttaaaagttaatgaAACTTCAGGGCTTGGGCTTTTTACAgagcttaaaaatattttgagcaATCTCGAACTTGACATTGATAATATAAGAGGTCAAGGATATGACAACGGATCTAATATGAAAGGAAAGCACAAGGGTGTACAAAGTAGATTACTTGAAATTAATCCTAGAGCTTTCTACACTCTATGTGGATGTCATAGTCTTAATCTCACATtatgtgatatggtgaaatgttgTCCTAAAGCAATGTCTTTTTTCGGTGTTATACAACGCATATATTCGTTATTCTCTTCTTCTACCAAGCGGTGGCAAATCTTCAAAGATCATGTGCAAGGTCTTACAGTCAAGCCATTATCACAAACACGATGGGAAAGCCATGTTGAAAGTGTGAAGCCCATAAAAGATCAAACTTCAAAAATACGAGATGCTTTAATTGATTTAGCAAACATTTCTGATGACTCAAAAATAAAGAGCGAAGCTGAGGGTTTGGCATCATTCGAACTTGAGAATTTTGAATTTGTGTCTGGAATGGTAAtttggtacaagttgttatatgagaTTAACATTGTTA AATTTAGAGAATCTGGATTTGATCAAGCATTGATCGAAGCTGAACATATTGCAAGTGAAATGGGAATTGAACCTATTTTTCGTGAAAAACGCATCATTCGAAGAAAGAGACAATTTGATGAAATCAACAGGGAAGAGGTAGCCCAGACTCCTAAAGAATCTTTTCGAGTTAATTACTTCTTATTTATAATTGATCAAGCACTTTCTTCACTTCAAACTCGGTTTGaacaatttcaaaaatatg GTTGCATCTGCCGAAAGGAGTTTTTCCAAGTTGAAATTGATCAAAACTTATCTCCGATCACCTATGTCACAAGAAAGACTAAATGGCTTGGCTATGTTATCTATCGAGAAAAAAGTGGTTGA
- the LOC121975734 gene encoding endoribonuclease Dicer homolog 2a-like has translation MEAGSCSARGAAQLAESNGTDPPPDPETFARSYQLEALEKAKKENTIVFLETGSGKTLIAVMLLRSYAFAIRKPSRHIAVFLVPTVVLVTQQAKVIEMHTALKVGKFWGEMGVDFWDADTWKENLEMFEVFVMTPQILLDNLRHTFFKLSDIKLIIFDECHHARGRHPYACIMMEFYHRHLESLSCELPRIFGMTASLVYSNGSNSHVVYRRQIQELENLMKSKVYTVESESILSAYISFPTPKIKQYEHIDSAHQQFIPVVERLKILKAKHIGAIIDKQDSVTKTSMAKKISKLHATFVYCLKELGAWLALKAAKSLTCSQNYLFFWGQNVDEAGENAIKAFIQEVFQVLSSYLPQEIYIGDDLKENVDSGLLSSKVECLVKSLLEYRDLQELRCIIFVERIITAIVIHSLLGDIKGFSGRTEYMAGSKKLLHSQSRKEQTKIVDSFHDGKVNVIVATQILEEGLDVHGCNLVIRFDPAASSCSFIQSRGRARMKGSDYVILIRRGDTATMSKVVNFLESGDVMREESRKQASIPCKSLQTNMFLDEIYCVESTGAIVTMNSSVALIHFYCSRLPSDEYFRPHPRFEFEKDSDKCTLCLPKSSPIQVVHAECSSSMLKQLLCLEACKKLHAVGALNDYLLPASDVEIEDTQLSEVEPYNKEQADYFPSDFVDSWSSFCCLGLYHCYKITIDQHYNYDFAFNDMMLIVKTDLGSNFLSYSFGLKNSRGPVSVQLNYYGIVHLSREQVMMAKSFQISIFNILLHCDYSKLMDSLHKNQISTAIAYLLVPLVGGRVDWQCVKSSFFHMGIVKDTAHSCVSKGSYSLVQTMSGHTCSCMLQHCIVYTPHSGKFYCVNGFLSDLNINSTFMLKDGRVLSYKEYFQSRHDVVLTCENQPLLSGRHLFKAENYLQKRSFRTEKVNSDAAVELPPELCTIIMSPISANTVYTFSFAPSIMHRIQCLLLASRLKKNILTDSMQNIDVPLSEVLEAITTDKCQEEFSLESLETLGDSFLKYAVNQNLFRAYKHHHEGILSAKKDKLVSNVALCRFGCDRHFPGFIRNRQFDPQEWFIPGSCADHFEETTLFPDSGCAYTSRTRIIKGKVIADTVEALIGVFLTAAGEKAALKFIEWLGIKMEFHQETAPERKDLLKYEMYINTKDLQSVLNYSFRNPTLLLEALTHASYQIPDVPGCYQRLEFLGDAVLDFLMTWYLYNKYPGLSPQMLTDLRSANVSNDCYARAAIRAGLNKHILHASPELHKRTTCYLEFCANNLAASSDVSDAGADPPKVLGDVIESIAGAIFVDSGYNKEVVWDSMKPLLEPMVSPETVEPNPVNELQHFCSTKHYQLTYKMTIQNRTINMTAEVKTEGATHTATITAPNKKTAQRMAAKTLLRDLKSRAASEL, from the exons ATGGAAGCCGGGAGCTGTAGCGCTCGGGGAGCAGCACAACTAGCAGAGTCGAACGGCACCGACCCGCCGCCTGACCCCGAGACTTTCGCCCGCAG CTATCAGCTGGAGGCGCTGGAGAAAGCGAAGAAGGAGAACACGATCGTCTTCCTGGAGACCGGTTCCGGGAAGACGCTCATCGCCGTCATGTTACTTCGTTCCTACGCCTTCGCGATTCGGAAACCCTCGCGGCACATCGCCGTCTTCCTCGTCCCGACGGTCGTTTTGGTCACCCAA CAAGCCAAAGTCATTGAGATGCACACTGCTCTTAAAGTTGGTAAATTCTGGGGTGAGATGGGTGTCGATTTTTGGGACGCAGACACATGGAAGGAGAACCTGGAGATGTTTGAG GTATTTGTGATGACACCTCAAATTTTGCTTGATAACTTGCGACATACCTTCTTCAAATTGTCTGATATTAAGCTAataatttttgatgaatgtcatcATGCCCGAGGACGACATCCTTATGCTTGCATAATGATG GAGTTCTACCATCGACATTTAGAAAGTTTATCTTGTGAGCTTCCTAGAATATTTGGCATGACTGCATCACTTGTGTATTCCAATG GTTCAAATTCACATGTCGTCTATAGACGTCAGATTCAGGAACTTGAGAATCTTATGAAATCCAAG GTGTACACTGTTGAGAGTGAATCAATATTATCTGCGTACATCTCATTTCCTACTCCAAAGATCAAGCAATATGAACATATAGACTCAGCACATCAACAATTTATTCCTGTGGTGGAGCgtttgaaaattttgaaggcCAAG CACATAGGAGCTATCATCGATAAGCAAGATTCAGTAACAAAGACAAGCATGGCTAAAAAGATTTCAAAGTTGCATGCAACTTTTGTATATTGCTTAAAGGAGCTTGGAGCATGGCTAGCATTGAAG GCAGCAAAATCATTAACATGCAGTCAAAACTATCTATTCTTTTGGGGTCAAAATGTAGATGAGGCTGGTGAGAATGCAATAAAAGCCTTTATTCAAGAGGTGTTTCAGGTCCTTTCATCCTACCTACCACAAG AAATATATATTGGTGATGACTTAAAAGAAAATGTTGATTCTGGTCTTTTGTCTTCAAAGGTGGAATGTCTTGTCAAATCTCTTTTGGAATATAG GGATTTGCAAGAATTGAGATGTATCATATTTGTTGAAAGAATTATTACAGCAATTGTGATTCATTCTCTTTTAGGAGATATTAAAGGATTTTCTGGAAGAACTGAATACATGGCAGGGTCCAAAAAGCTCTTGCATTCACAGAGTAGGAAAGAACAAACAAAAATTGTtgattcattccatgatggaaaa GTAAATGTAATTGTTGCCACTCAGATTCTTGAGGAGGGTTTGGATGTTCATGGTTGCAACTTGGTTATACGCTTTGATCCAGCTGCTTCTTCATGCAGTTTTATACAGTCTCGTGGGCGTGCGAGGATGAAGGGATCAGATTATGTAATACTTATTAGGCG TGGTGATACAGCTACAATGTCAAAAGTGGTTAACTTTCTTGAAAGTGGTGATGTGATGAGAGAGGAATCAAGAAAACAAGCTTCCATTCCATGTAAATCCCTACAAACTAACATGTTTCTGGATGAAATATACTGTGTTGAATCTACTGGAGCTATTGTGACTATGAATTCTAGTGTAGCTTTAATACATTTCTACTGCTCCAGGCTTCCTTCTGATGA GTACTTTAGACCTCATCCGAGATTTGAATTTGAAAAAGATTCTGACAAGTGCACTTTGTGTCTTCCCAAAAGCAGCCCCATACAGGTTGTCCATGCAGAGTGTAGTAGCAGCATGCTGAAGCAGCTTTTGTGCCTTGAAGCATGCAAAAAATTGCATGCAGTAGGTGCTTTAAATGATTATCTATTGCCAGCATCTGATGTTGAAATTGAGGACACCCAACTCAGTG AGGTTGAACCTTATAATAAAGAGCAAGCTGATTATTTTCCTAGTGACTTCGTGGATTCATGGTCGTCATTTTGTTGTCTTGGTTTGTACCATTGCTACAAGATAACTATTGACCAGCATTACAACTATGATTTTGCCTTCAATGATATGATGCTCATTGTCAAAACTGATTTGGGATCTaattttctttcttattcttttggttTGAAAAATTCAAGGGGTCCTGTATCAGTTCAATTAAACTATTATGGAATTGTGCACCTTAGTCGCGAGCAG GTTATGATGGCTAAATCATTCCAGATTAGTATATTTAATATTCTACTTCATTGTGATTATAGTAAGCTAATGGATTCTCTGCATAAGAATCAGATCTCTACAGCTATTGCTTATCTACTTGTTCCATTAGTTGGTGGAAGAGTTGATTGGCAATGTGTTAAATCATCTTTTTTCCACATGGGGATTGTCAAGGATACTGCACATTCTTGTGTTTCAAAAGGATCATATTCTTTAGTACAAACTATGAGTGGGCACACTTGCAGTTGTATGCTTCAGCACTGTATCGTTTATACACCTCATAGTGGTAAATTTTATTGTGTTAATGGGTTTCTTTCTGACTTAAATATAAATTCCACATTTATGCTGAAAGATGGAAGAGTTCTTTCATATAAAGAATATTTTCAGTCAAG GCATGATGTTGTGTTGACTTGTGAAAATCAACCTCTACTTTCGGGTAGACATCTTTTTAAAGCTGAAAACTACCTTCAGAAACGTTCTTTTCGGACGGAGAAGG TGAATAGTGATGCAGCTGTTGAATTGCCTCCTGAACTTTGTACCATCATTATGTCTCCTATCTCAGCCAATACTGTATACACTTTCTCCTTTGCTCCATCAATCATGCATCGTATCCAGTGTTTGCTACTTGCTTCCAGACTAAAGAAAAACATCCTCACTGATTCCATGCAAAACATTGATGTTCCACTTTCCGAG GTTCTGGAAGCAATCACCACGGATAAATGTCAAGAAGAATTTTCCCTAGAGTCCCTGGAAACACTTGGAGATTCTTTTCTGAAGTATGCCGTGAATCAAAATCTTTTCAGGGCTTATAAGCATCATCATGAAGGCATATTAAGTGCTAAGAAGGATAAATTAGTGTCAAATGTTGCGCTTTGCAGGTTTGGATGTGATCGCCACTTCCCA GGGTTTATTCGTAACAGGCAATTTGATCCTCAAGAATGGTTTATCCCTGGTAGTTGTGCGGATCATTTTGAAGAGACCACCTTGTTCCCAGATTCAGGTTGTGCGTACACTAGTCGTACAAGAATCATCAAGGGCAAGGTCATTGCTGATACCGTAGAAGCACTGATAGGAGTATTCCTTACTGCTGCCGGAGAAAAGGCAGCATTGAAATTTATTGAGTGGCTGGGTATAAAGATGGAATTCCATCAGGAAACTGCCCCTGAAAGGAAAGATTTGCTGAAGTATGAAATGTACATAAATACAAAAGACCTTCAGTCGGTACTAAATTATTCATTCCGAAATCCCACACTTTTACTTGAAGCATTAACTCATGCTTCGTATCAGATTCCTGATGTTCCTGGATGCTATCAG AGGCTCGAGTTTCTCGGTGATGCGGTTTTGGACTTTCTCATGACTTGGTACCTTTACAACAAATATCCTGGATTGTCTCCTCAAATGTTGACTGATCTTAGATCGGCAAATGTCAGTAACGACTGCTATGCTCGAGCAGCTATTAGAGCGGGACTGAACAAGCACATTCTTCATGCTTCACCGGAGTTGCATAAAAGGACGACATGTTACCTTGAATTTTGTGCAAACAATCTTGCAGCTTCATCGGATGTATCAGATGCTGGTGCAGATCCACCtaag gtGTTGGGAGATGTCATAGAATCCATCGCCGGAGCTATCTTTGTCGACTCCGGATATAACAAAGAAGTTGTATGGGACAGCATGAAGCCGCTGCTAGAACCGATGGTCAGCCCAGAAACAGTCGAGCCGAATCCTGTAAACGAATTACAGCACTTTTGTTCTACTAAGCACTACCAATTGACATACAAAATGACCATTCAAAACCGCACAATCAACATGACTGCAGAAGTAAAAACTGAAGGGGCAACTCATACCGCAACGATCACAGCGCCTAATAAGAAGACTGCACAGAGAATGGCAGCCAAGACTCTGCTGAGGGATCTTAAATCTCGAGCAGCATCTGAATTGTGA